CGGTGTCGGTACGCGTCGCCTTCGCGCCAAGCGACCGTTGGTCGTGGCAGATGTCGGCGGGGCACTTGCGCGATTCGGAGGCCGGGCTGGGCAGCCAGCCGCGACAGGACGTGACGCGCGCCACGGCGTCGGCGATGTACTACCGTCCACTGTCTTCGGGCGGAGGATGGGCGGTCACCATCGCCTACGGCGTCAACACGGAGACCGACGCGGTTCCCGAGGGCCTGCTCACGCAGGCGACGCACGCGGTGCTGGCCGAGTCGAGCGTGCGGTCAGCGAACGGCCGCCACCACTGGTTTGGGCGCATCGAAGCCGTGGGGAAACCCGCGCACGATCTGCACGTGCACGAGTACATCACGGAGGTTTTCACGGTTGGGAAGGCACAGGTTGGTTACCTGCACCAGTGGCCGGCGATCAAGGGCTGGGCCCCGGGCATCGGTGGGCATCTCAACCTGAGCATCGTCCCGCCGTTGCTGGCGCCGCGCTACGGCGGGCAAGTCGCGCCCGGCGTGGGTGTCTACGTCAATTTGCAGCCCGGCTGGTAAGCCGCCGGCTCATTTGCTGGCGGGTCCGGTCAGGTTGATCGCGGCGCGAACCGCGGCTGCGAGTTTCTCCGCCGGCCCCTGTCCCCAGTAGTGCAGAAAGATCACCGTCGGCTGCGTGCCGGTCATGTGATGGTGAATGGCGACGACCTCGATGCCGTGGTCGCGCAGTGCCTTCAGCACGGGCGTGACTTCTGTGTCGATCATCGCCACATCGCCGGCGACCACCGCGGCGGTGTCGGAGCCGAAGAACGCCGCCCAGGTGTTGAGGCCCATGCGGGCGTCGATGGTCGCGCCCATTTCCACCAGTTTCAGGTCGGGACGGCCGATCGTGATCTTGTAGACCTGTCCATTCTGCTCGCCGGCGGTGCCGATGATGCTCGCCAGCTTGGCCGTGTCGAGTGGGCCCGCCGTCACCGTCGAGGTCATGACCGGTGCCGCGTCAGGCCTGGCGGCGACCTTGCCGATCAGGTCCAGGGCCGGTTTGATCCGCCGGGCCAGGTCGGCCGCCGAGCCGTGCCCATGCACGTGCATGTAGAACAGGCGCGGCGACTCCCAGAAGAAGTGGTTGTGCAGCGCGGTGACGTCGAGTCCCTGTGCGAGCACGGCCGACATCACCGGGTTCACTTCGTCTTGCGTGAGGACGAGGTCCCCCATCATCACGTCCATGCCGCCGGTGCCTTTGCTGAGCGCGACCCAGCCGCCGAACCCAAACGGCGTCGGTAAGGCGACGCCGGCGACGGTGACCTTAAGGTCGTTGCGCGGGATGTTGACCTTGAGCACGCCGTCCTTGAAGTCGCCGGTGCGCGCCAACGTATCGAGGACGCCCTTATAGTCGGCGGGCATCTCTTGCGCCACGGCACCCGAGGCGGCGAACAACATCAGCGCGATGGCGATCAACGACTTGGTCATGGTCACTCCCAGAATCCACTGCGCATTGGACCTGCCAGTGTACCCGAACCGCAGCCAGTGTTGGCGTCGGCGTGGTGTGACTGGCTGTCTGGACCGGATGGTCACGCACCCAGCTCTAGCGGGGCCGCCGCCGAGGTGGCTCCGTCCGCCATCGCGACGCGCACCTGGTGACGACGCCACATCGCGTAGGCGGCGGGAAGTACGAGCAGGGTCAGCACCATGCACGACCAGAGGCCGCCGACGACCGGCGCGGCGGTGCGCGCCGAGACGTCGGCGCCGATGCCGGCCTCCCACAGCAGGGGCAGCAGGCCGAGGACGGTCGTGGCCACGGTCATGACGAGCGGCCGGACGCGGGCGGCCGCCCCTTCGACGACTGCGGCATCGACGTCTTCGGGTTTCTGAATGCGGCCCTCGCGCACGTATCGCAGGAATGCTTCATCGAGGTAGACCACCATCACGATCCCGGTTTCCGCAGCGACCCCCGCCACGGCGATGAGTCCGACCCACACCGCGGTTGACAGGTTGTAGTCCAGCAACGCCAACAGCCAGACGCTGCCGGCCAGTGCAAACGGCAGGCTCGTCAACACCAGGAACGTTTGCGGCCAACCGCGCATCGCGAGATACAGCAGGATCACGACAATGATCAGCGTCAGTGGGATGATGTATTGGAGCCGCGCTTCCATCTCGGCGAGGAACTCGTATTGCCCGGTCCATTGCAGCCGATAACCCGCCGGCAGGCTGAGCTGCTCGGCGACCAGCAGCTTGGCGTCATCGACCCACCCGCCGAGGTCCCGCTGCGTCGGATCG
This genomic interval from Acidobacteriota bacterium contains the following:
- a CDS encoding DUF1259 domain-containing protein — encoded protein: MTKSLIAIALMLFAASGAVAQEMPADYKGVLDTLARTGDFKDGVLKVNIPRNDLKVTVAGVALPTPFGFGGWVALSKGTGGMDVMMGDLVLTQDEVNPVMSAVLAQGLDVTALHNHFFWESPRLFYMHVHGHGSAADLARRIKPALDLIGKVAARPDAAPVMTSTVTAGPLDTAKLASIIGTAGEQNGQVYKITIGRPDLKLVEMGATIDARMGLNTWAAFFGSDTAAVVAGDVAMIDTEVTPVLKALRDHGIEVVAIHHHMTGTQPTVIFLHYWGQGPAEKLAAAVRAAINLTGPASK